Proteins from a genomic interval of Lycium ferocissimum isolate CSIRO_LF1 chromosome 2, AGI_CSIRO_Lferr_CH_V1, whole genome shotgun sequence:
- the LOC132032988 gene encoding 3-isopropylmalate dehydrogenase, chloroplastic, with product MASQIARRLFQSRTRFLDRSFSSESNLIRATLFPGDGIGPEIAESVRQIFKVAEVPIEWEEHYVGKEIDPRTNSFLTWESLESVRRNKVGLKGPMATPIGKGHRSLNLTLRKELNLYANVRPCYSLPGYKTRYDDVNLITIRENTEGEYSGLEHQVVRGVVESLKIITRQASLRVAEYAFHYAKTHGRERVSAIHKANIMQKTDGLFLKCCREVAEKYPEIKYEEVVIDNCCMMLVKNPALFDVLVMPNLYGDIISDLCAGLIGGLGLTPSCNIGEGGIALAEAVHGSAPDIAGKNLANPTALLLSSVSMLRHLELNDKADRIQDAILKTIAEGKYRTGDLGGTASTTEFTNAICDHL from the exons ATGGCTTCTCAGATTGCGAGAAGACTCTTTCAAAGCCGCACTCGGTTTCTGGATCGGAGCTTCAGTTCGGAATCCAATTTGATAAGGGCTACTCTTTTCCCTGGCGATGGTATTGGCCCTGAGATCGCCGAGTCCGTCAGGCAG ATATTCAAGGTCGCTGAGGTACCAATTGAATGGGAAGAACACTATGTGGGGAAGGAGATAGACCCTAGAACCAACAGCTTTCTAACATGGGAAAGTCTTGAATCAGTGAGACGGAATAAGGTTGGTTTGAAAGGGCCAATGGCCACACCTATTGGAAAAGGTCATCGTTCCTTGAACCTTACATTGaggaaggagttaaatctataTGCCAATGTTAGACCTTGCTACAGCCTACCTGGATACAAGACTCGCTATGATGATGTGAATCTCATCACTATTAGAGAAAACACTGAAGGAGAGTACAGTGGTCTTGAACATCAA GTAGTAAGGGGTGTGGTTGAAAGTCTCAAGATCATCACACGTCAAGCAAGTTTAAGGGTTGCAGAGTATGCATTTCACTATGCCAAGACCCATGGAAGAGAGAGAGTGTCTGCAATTCACAAAGCCAACATCATGCAAAAGACAGACGGCCTTTTTCTTAAG TGTTGCCGAGAGGTTGCGGAGAAGTACCCTGAGATAAAGTATGAGGAAGTTGTCATTGACAATTGCTGTATGATG CTTGTGAAAAATCCAGCACTTTTTGATGTTCTGGTGATGCCTAACCTTTATGGTGACATAATAAGTGATCTATGTGCTGGTTTGATTGGTGGTTTGGGCTTAACTCCAAG TTGCAATATTGGTGAGGGAGGTATTGCTCTTGCTGAGGCCGTGCATGGTTCAGCACCTGATATTGCCGGAAAG AACTTGGCAAATCCAACTGCTTTGCTTTTGAGTTCTGTCTCTATGCTTCGTCATCTAGAGCTTAATGATAAAGCTGATCGCATCCAAGATGCCATCCTAAAAACAATTGCGGAGGGAAAGTACCGAACAGGTGACCTTGGAGGTACTGCATCAACAACTGAGTTCACGAATGCCATCTGCGATCATCTTTAA
- the LOC132032980 gene encoding uncharacterized protein At4g14342-like, which yields MSIILTLFCNLPYNTTASRFPLFSQLVSEKMQASDRFNINSQLEHLQAKYVGTGHADLTRFEWAVNIQRDSYASYVGHYPMLAYFAIAENESIGRERYNFMQKMLLPCGLPPEREDD from the exons ATGTCAATAATCCTGACCCTGTTTTGTAATCTTCCATATAACACAACTGCTTCTCGATTTCCCCTTTTCTCTCAGTTGGTTTCTGAAAAGATGCAG GCAAGTGACAGGTTCAATATCAACTCGCAGCTTGAGCACTTGCAAGCTAAATATGTTGGAACTGGACATGCCGACTTGACTAGATT TGAATGGGCAGTAAACATTCAACGTGATAGCTACGCGTCATATGTCGGCCACTATCCAATGTTGGCTTATTTTGCCATAGCAGAAAATGAATCCATCGGAAGGGAACGCTACAACTTTATGCAG AAAATGCTTTTACCTTGCGGTCTTCCACCTGAAAGGGAAGATGATTAG